The stretch of DNA GATCCAAACCGGAAAACGGCTCGTCAAGAATAACCCACTTTGGCTGATGTAAAACCGCACTTATGAGCTGAACCTTTTGCTGGTTACCTTTCGACAGAGCCTTAAGTTGCTCGTCTATTCGGCTGGTTAAACTGAATTTATCTAACCAATAAGCACAACGTTCTTCAAAGTCACCCTTCTCAACGCCATGCAAAGTAGCAAAAAACTCTAAATTTTGTTTTACGGTTTTTTCTGGGTATAAACCTCTATCTTCCGGCAAGTAACCTAATAAATGGGACGGGATTGAACTATAGCTTTCTGAATTATCCGTTAGCAAAATTGAACCACTATCCGGTTGAGTAAAGCCCACTAACATCTTAACAAGTGATGACTTTCCTGCACCGTTAGGTCCTAAAAGTGCAAATATTTCTCCGGGGTGAACATCAAATGACAACCCATTTACCGCGGTAACACTTTGATAGTGCTTCTCTAGAAGGTTTACTTTTAACATCAACTTCCCTGTTTAAATTTTAGAATGGCGATTATACTCAAGTCATATCGACAATATTTAAGTGCTCTAAAATAGCCA from Psychrosphaera aestuarii encodes:
- a CDS encoding ABC transporter ATP-binding protein, producing MLKVNLLEKHYQSVTAVNGLSFDVHPGEIFALLGPNGAGKSSLVKMLVGFTQPDSGSILLTDNSESYSSIPSHLLGYLPEDRGLYPEKTVKQNLEFFATLHGVEKGDFEERCAYWLDKFSLTSRIDEQLKALSKGNQQKVQLISAVLHQPKWVILDEPFSGLDPINQELVVQFLAELKQQGMTVILSAHQMAMVEKLADRVLLLNQGTAVIYGDLEDILLAKQAAVIHVRYTPEQPLGSLDKIKSKYTVEAIKANQLLITLQNHQTLNELLPLLSEIGNVVELKNQSQTLHTIYLNAVANHNSESDDNVSLDEGQS